GGCCCGTGCAGCAACCCGGCCTGATGGCGGATGCACTCGCGCATCCGCCGCTTGATGCGATTGCGGTCCACCGCCTTGCCCATCACCTTGCCGACGGTCAGCCCGATGCGCGCGCCCGGTGTCTCGCTGCGCCGGTCCGCGGGCCGCACCGAGAAGAAGAAGGTCATCTGCTTGGAGAACTGTTTGCGGCTGGACGTATACACGCGCTGGTAGTCGGCGTGTTTCCGCAGGCGAAGCAGCGCGTTGGGGGTCTTGATCTTCATCCTGCTACTTATCTATTGATTTGAAAGCTTAGCCGAGTTGCTCGGCGATCGAGCGCGTCATGGCGGTCTGCTCGGCGCCGGTGTGCTGCGTCGTCACGGTCTCGATCAGCGCGAGCCAGGTCTCTTCCTCAGCGGAGGTATTGTGCCTGAGTCCGCGCGGC
This is a stretch of genomic DNA from Granulicella sp. WH15. It encodes these proteins:
- the rnpA gene encoding ribonuclease P protein component; this encodes MKIKTPNALLRLRKHADYQRVYTSSRKQFSKQMTFFFSVRPADRRSETPGARIGLTVGKVMGKAVDRNRIKRRMRECIRHQAGLLHGPVDVILHPRRSILEMDFVKLEQEVASVFRTIQKTLDRQAKAPAAMPEP